In a genomic window of Sarcophilus harrisii chromosome 4, mSarHar1.11, whole genome shotgun sequence:
- the OPTC gene encoding opticin — translation MRISALLGLISLVIQETEALPLWTEGAAKQEELQDEGTADNNLELGSYDPNLDNYDFSNYEERAIKSDYGDLTPKTQAGTLAPSTMSASTKIVMATKGPRTWTSVTNPSISSLLNLLTAMGLPTCLICVCLGTSVYCEDVDLDHIPPLPQETTYLYARFNHITHIQSGDFKGLRKLKHIDLSNNCISTIEEDAFLLPVLQELLIPENNLASLPRLPASLVRLDAQFNKLQSSGILPESFKELKNLQFLYLSNNKLDYIPVPLPLSLRSLHLQNNHIQTIAEDTFCDPQDQTHIRRTLEDIRLDGNPINLSFFPNAYFCLPRLPIGSYI, via the exons ATGAGGATCTCTGCCCTCCTGGGACTGATATCCCTGGTCATCCAGGAGACAGAAGCTTTGCCACTCTGGACGGAGGGAGCAGCGAAGCAGGAAGAACTCCAAGATGAAGGGACAGCCGACAACAATCTAGAGCTGGGGAGCTATGACCCGAATCTGGATAATTATGACTTTAGCAACTATGAAGAACGAGCTATAAAGAGTGACTATGGAGACTTGACCCCAAAG ACTCAAGCAGGCACCCTGGCCCCTTCAACTATGAGTGCATCCACCAAGATAGTGATGGCCACCAAGGGCCCAAGGACATGGACTTCTGTCACCAACCCTTCCATATCTAGCCTACTTAACTTGCTGACTGCCATGG GTTTGCCCACCTGTCTGATCTGTGTGTGCCTTGGCACCTCTGTGTACTGTGAAGATGTTGATCTGGATCACATCCCTCCTCTGCCCCAGGAGACAACTTATCTTTATGCCCGCTTTAATCATATCACTCATATCCAGTCAGGAGATTTCAAAGGGCTAA GAAAACTAAAGCACATTGACCTCTCAAACAACTGCATCTCTACCATTGAAGAGGATGCTTTCCTATTACCTGTCCTTCAAGAATTGCTCATCCCAGAGAACAACCTGGCATCTCTGCCTAGGCTCCCTGCTAGTCTTGTGAGACTTGATGCCCAATTCAACAAGCTCCAAAGCTCAGGAATCCTACCAGAGAGTTTCAAA GAGCTGAAGAACCTGCAGTTTCTCTACCTGTCGAATAACAAGCTGGACTATATCCCTGTGCCCTTGCCCTTGAGCCTGCGTTCTCTACACTTgcaa AACAATCACATCCAGACGATTGCTGAAGATACCTTCTGTGACCCTCAGGACCAGACGCACATCCGAAGGACCCTGGAAGACATCCGCCTGGATGGCAATCCCATCAACCTCAGCTTCTTTCCTAATGCTTACTTCTGCCTCCCCCGACTCCCCATAGGCAGTTACATTTGA